The following DNA comes from Mya arenaria isolate MELC-2E11 chromosome 11, ASM2691426v1.
ATTTTGTTCCTGCAGCCCGAGTAAGTGGAAAACTTCAGTGCATGGTTGATTTTCGAAACAGAATGACACATGCTGCATGGCCAACTCAGTCGACCGCTGAAGAAATATTCAACAACGACGTTTTCGTAATATGTAGATCGGCTCCATTAAATCCATCCGCAGACAAAGATTTTTGCCTTGGTTTCAACCTTTCTGAAATAACACTTAGCCAGAATATGCCAGAAGTCGCTAAGACCGTCTACATTATCATGAAATCGTACTTGAAAGGTTTATTCCAAAAGCGGTTCAATGCTAAGAACCGTGAAGAAGTCAGACTGAAGTCGTACCATGTGAAGACGGCGATTTTCTGGACCCTTGAAAAGCATGGATCGTGTAGCTTTTGGGCAGGGACCTCTGATGATTCCATTCTAAAGGGCATTCAGTACGTTTTGGAGAATATCAATAAATGCTTGAAAGATCGACAGCTGTGCCACTACTTCGTCACGAACAGCAACATGTTCGACGGGTTTCAGGAGGAGGAATATTCCCTGTGCGAAGCATGCGTGGACGAGATCATGAAAGACCCTGTCGGAAGTATTGCACACTTTTTTGATATGGATAAAGCAAAAAAGGCAGAATACTGGTTGTCAGCTGAGGAGTTTGAGCAAGTTATGGCTTTAAGGAACGATGGTGGACGAAAGGACTTCGTTGATCGATTGGAAGATGCGTTAATTGATATTCTTAGAGGTTCCAATGAGGCTCCTAGGAGTCCCGATGGATCTTCTCCAATCAGGAACGCCGCTTTAGGCGTTATAGATTTGTTTCGTAATGAAGAACAAGAGAAAGCCGAGGGTAAACAGTCAAGACGGGAGAGTAATTGTGAAAGGCAACTTGGACCGGAACATGTCCTTAGCGGAAACCGTTCTGGGGCTTCGGTGGTTGCTGGGCTGCTTAATATGCTACCACACAAAAGGAAAGACGTTCAAAAATGGACGGATGGACTTGTTCAGATCGCATCGCTTTTTCCTGAAAGTCGCAAGTACATTGATATGGTTGGTGGTAGTAGCGGGGTTCAGAATGTCTTGCAGGCCGCTTCAAGTTCAGATCCTTTAGCTGAGATAAGAGCGGCAATGGACAGGTACTTGTCCTGTCCGGACGACGTGGTGGACTCTGTTGCTATGGAACTGAAGCAGAAGATAAGCGCCTACTTCATTGGTCGAAAGGAACTGTAGGTAGATTAACTATTAACTAGTGACCAAAGGACCACTACTTCCTGTGTTTATGGCGAGGATTCGCCTCATTACCAAACAATTACATACAACATTTaaattgtgtacatgtttaaaggaattatttatttaatcaacgtgtaatgttttattaatgttttaacgtTCTATTTTTAATCACCATAGCTTAATACAGGCCTTTTTAAAGATAATCTCGGATGGAATGTATTAGAAGGTTCCGGGAGTTTATCTTAACAAGTTTCAATAaccttatatattatattgtaaatgcTGCTTAAACCATAACAGTCTGTATTTCGCTATGAAAGGTCAATAAAGAACAGAGCGATCGAGTTATTCCATTTGATATTACAATGATCTACATtgactttaaattatttaaagtttgttAGAACATTTTAAGCATCAACAGTCGGTTTTTTGAAAAGTACTAAgaataaataacaaatgaaaaagaaatatgcattGCTATATAACCGTTATTACca
Coding sequences within:
- the LOC128207687 gene encoding uncharacterized protein LOC128207687 isoform X2, producing the protein MGSPTTLLQAYLHGDQRNRIHGLLKLSEQTTNDRRHTRYVNYINAFLRNVGKEQAHLVGSTAEDLKLRWSTDGGDADILLVSGRLHIPVENIIPRSDTPRYVWLRGDNINERYRGNLVDGKYLSAQLLRTVNPQLFTTLRAIYTIVSSPADFVPGTERRVTSIGVNTKVGFARIEMRNLVLDNNAFPKKARGRHVGDRCANVTAQLKLRWRGAHVYQEDVKTLKRVLKMATLLKVPGTKGEHHGQFDYFATMLSEALRLHPPFEDDGDGEEVIAFENDLDSDEQDVSERIRATYDKKNGEDFVPAARVSGKLQCMVDFRNRMTHAAWPTQSTAEEIFNNDVFVICRSAPLNPSADKDFCLGFNLSEITLSQNMPEVAKTVYIIMKSYLKGLFQKRFNAKNREEVRLKSYHVKTAIFWTLEKHGSCSFWAGTSDDSILKGIQYVLENINKCLKDRQLCHYFVTNSNMFDGFQEEEYSLCEACVDEIMKDPVGSIAHFFDMDKAKKAEYWLSAEEFEQVMALRNDGGRKDFVDRLEDALIDILRGSNEAPRSPDGSSPIRNAALGVIDLFRNEEQEKAEGKQSRRESNCERQLGPEHVLSGNRSGASVVAGLLNMLPHKRKDVQKWTDGLVQIASLFPESRKYIDMVGGSSGVQNVLQAASSSDPLAEIRAAMDRYLSCPDDVVDSVAMELKQKISAYFIGRKEL
- the LOC128207687 gene encoding uncharacterized protein LOC128207687 isoform X1, with the translated sequence MINGEMGSPTTLLQAYLHGDQRNRIHGLLKLSEQTTNDRRHTRYVNYINAFLRNVGKEQAHLVGSTAEDLKLRWSTDGGDADILLVSGRLHIPVENIIPRSDTPRYVWLRGDNINERYRGNLVDGKYLSAQLLRTVNPQLFTTLRAIYTIVSSPADFVPGTERRVTSIGVNTKVGFARIEMRNLVLDNNAFPKKARGRHVGDRCANVTAQLKLRWRGAHVYQEDVKTLKRVLKMATLLKVPGTKGEHHGQFDYFATMLSEALRLHPPFEDDGDGEEVIAFENDLDSDEQDVSERIRATYDKKNGEDFVPAARVSGKLQCMVDFRNRMTHAAWPTQSTAEEIFNNDVFVICRSAPLNPSADKDFCLGFNLSEITLSQNMPEVAKTVYIIMKSYLKGLFQKRFNAKNREEVRLKSYHVKTAIFWTLEKHGSCSFWAGTSDDSILKGIQYVLENINKCLKDRQLCHYFVTNSNMFDGFQEEEYSLCEACVDEIMKDPVGSIAHFFDMDKAKKAEYWLSAEEFEQVMALRNDGGRKDFVDRLEDALIDILRGSNEAPRSPDGSSPIRNAALGVIDLFRNEEQEKAEGKQSRRESNCERQLGPEHVLSGNRSGASVVAGLLNMLPHKRKDVQKWTDGLVQIASLFPESRKYIDMVGGSSGVQNVLQAASSSDPLAEIRAAMDRYLSCPDDVVDSVAMELKQKISAYFIGRKEL